The Mycolicibacterium boenickei genome has a segment encoding these proteins:
- a CDS encoding cation transporter, with the protein MAVTDVAAHRNQTPGTRRIRLDVTGMSCGSCSRRVENTLNKIDGVHASVAIATKIATIDARHDITVTDLCEAVEQAGYRAEERTGNNDEDEVPGPEPKDSVVTRVIRWVTAGHMGG; encoded by the coding sequence ATGGCAGTGACCGACGTAGCCGCACACCGCAACCAGACACCGGGAACCCGACGGATCCGACTCGACGTGACAGGAATGTCCTGCGGATCGTGCTCGCGCCGGGTCGAGAACACGCTGAACAAGATCGACGGAGTGCACGCCTCGGTCGCCATCGCCACCAAGATCGCGACCATCGACGCCCGCCACGACATCACCGTCACCGACTTGTGCGAGGCCGTTGAACAGGCCGGTTACCGCGCCGAGGAACGGACCGGCAACAACGACGAGGATGAGGTCCCCGGGCCGGAGCCGAAGGATTCGGTGGTGACGAGGGTCATCCGCTGGGTGACCGCCGGCCACATGGGCGGCTGA
- the sigC gene encoding RNA polymerase sigma factor SigC, translated as MSRTVTTERGEDHVTRLAFAAGRGDSAALEQFIRATQTDVWRTVAYLGDAGSADDLTQETFMRAITALPRFSGRSSARTWLLSIARRVVVDQIRHKQSRPRTQHGVDVEQVLESYRPVGGFEKMVEIRLLLDGLDPDRRHALLLTQVLGLSYAEAAEVCGCPVGTIRSRVARAREDLIAAVERDDLTG; from the coding sequence ATGTCGAGGACCGTGACTACCGAACGCGGCGAGGACCACGTTACGCGGCTGGCTTTCGCCGCCGGCCGCGGTGATTCGGCAGCGCTCGAGCAATTCATCCGGGCCACCCAGACCGATGTCTGGCGAACCGTCGCCTACCTCGGTGACGCCGGGTCGGCCGACGACCTGACGCAAGAGACGTTCATGCGCGCCATCACCGCGCTGCCCCGGTTCAGCGGCCGGTCGTCTGCGCGCACCTGGCTGCTGTCGATCGCTCGGCGCGTGGTGGTCGACCAGATTCGGCACAAGCAGAGTCGGCCGCGGACCCAGCACGGAGTCGACGTCGAGCAGGTCCTGGAGAGCTACCGCCCGGTCGGTGGCTTCGAGAAGATGGTGGAGATCCGCCTCTTGCTGGACGGCCTTGACCCCGACCGGCGGCACGCGCTCTTGCTGACCCAGGTCCTCGGGTTGTCCTACGCCGAGGCGGCCGAGGTGTGCGGCTGTCCGGTCGGCACGATTCGTTCCCGGGTGGCACGCGCCCGGGAAGATCTGATCGCCGCGGTCGAGCGGGACGATCTGACCGGTTAG
- a CDS encoding heavy metal translocating P-type ATPase gives MTTATVPDDEVTQRIALDVTGMSCGACAARVENKLNKVDGVRASVNFATRVATVEATPDVGVEQLCAVIERAGYQAAPRAERATTDVDPDADHARSLLRRLAIAAVLFIPLADLSVMFAVVPDTRFTGWQWVLTALAAPIVTWAAWPFHRTALRNARHGTSTMETLISIGVTAATVWSMYTIFFDHQTYHAAGVWQALLGSDAIYLEVAAGVTVFVLAGRYFEARARSRAGGALRALAALGAKSVTVLLSDGGELVLPADELKEGQKFVVRPGEAIAADGLVVSGAAAVDVSAMTGESKPVQTHEGSSVVGGTVVLDGRLVVEAAAVGPDTRFAGMVRLVEQAQAQKADAQRLADRIASVFVPCVLVIAAATAIGWLLVDGDVNRAVSAALAVLVIACPCALGLATPTAMMVASGRGAQLGIFLKGHRALEAIRAVDTVVFDKTGTLTSGQPQVITVAVAEGWAEDEVLGFAAAVELASEHPVAHAIVTARAGHDIAEVQSFQAFAGHGVSGSVDGAAVVVGRPAWVTRDRVVPANLAAARKAGESQGQTVVFVAHGDTVCGAICIADAVKESAAGAIAQLHAEGMKTMLLTGDNAATAAAIGAAVGIDDVVAEVLPEDKVGAIEKLREQGRVVAMVGDGINDGPALACADLGLAIGRGTDVAIGAADIILVRDNLDSVPQALGLARATMRTIRVNMIWAFGYNVAAIPIAAAGLLNPLIAGAAMAVSSFLVVSNSLRLRNYGTVQPNTFRDAQSQERAARISG, from the coding sequence GTGACGACAGCAACTGTCCCCGACGATGAGGTGACCCAGCGCATTGCGCTCGACGTCACAGGAATGTCGTGCGGGGCCTGCGCCGCCCGCGTGGAGAACAAACTCAACAAGGTCGACGGGGTGCGCGCGTCAGTGAACTTCGCCACACGTGTCGCCACTGTGGAGGCCACCCCCGACGTCGGCGTCGAGCAGTTGTGTGCGGTCATCGAGCGCGCCGGCTACCAGGCGGCCCCCCGCGCCGAGCGCGCCACGACGGACGTCGACCCCGATGCCGACCATGCCCGCAGCCTGCTCCGGCGCCTCGCGATCGCCGCGGTGCTGTTCATCCCGCTGGCCGATCTCTCGGTCATGTTTGCCGTGGTGCCCGATACGCGGTTCACCGGGTGGCAGTGGGTGCTCACCGCGTTGGCGGCTCCGATCGTCACGTGGGCCGCATGGCCATTCCACCGCACCGCGCTGCGCAACGCCCGGCACGGAACCTCGACCATGGAGACCTTGATCTCCATCGGCGTCACGGCCGCCACCGTGTGGTCGATGTACACGATCTTCTTCGACCATCAGACCTACCACGCGGCGGGTGTCTGGCAGGCGCTGCTCGGCAGCGACGCCATCTACCTCGAGGTCGCCGCCGGGGTAACGGTTTTCGTGCTCGCCGGCCGGTACTTCGAAGCCCGGGCCCGTTCGCGCGCCGGGGGAGCGCTGCGGGCGCTGGCGGCGCTCGGCGCCAAATCGGTGACGGTGCTGCTGTCGGACGGTGGCGAACTCGTGTTGCCCGCCGACGAGCTCAAAGAAGGCCAGAAGTTCGTCGTCCGTCCCGGTGAGGCCATTGCGGCCGACGGCCTCGTGGTGTCGGGCGCGGCCGCGGTCGACGTCAGCGCGATGACCGGGGAGTCGAAACCGGTACAGACACACGAAGGTTCGAGCGTCGTGGGTGGCACCGTCGTCCTCGACGGCCGGTTGGTCGTCGAGGCCGCCGCGGTCGGACCCGACACCCGGTTCGCCGGGATGGTGCGCCTGGTGGAGCAGGCACAGGCGCAGAAGGCCGACGCGCAGCGACTCGCGGACCGTATCGCCTCGGTGTTCGTGCCATGTGTACTCGTCATCGCTGCGGCCACCGCGATCGGTTGGCTGTTGGTCGACGGCGATGTCAACCGGGCGGTGTCGGCGGCCTTGGCGGTCCTGGTGATCGCCTGCCCGTGTGCGCTGGGACTGGCCACCCCGACGGCGATGATGGTGGCCTCGGGACGCGGCGCTCAGCTGGGTATCTTCCTCAAGGGCCACCGGGCCTTGGAGGCGATCCGTGCGGTCGACACCGTGGTGTTCGACAAGACCGGCACCCTGACCAGCGGGCAGCCTCAGGTCATCACCGTCGCGGTGGCCGAGGGATGGGCCGAGGACGAAGTTCTCGGATTCGCGGCAGCCGTCGAGTTGGCATCCGAACACCCGGTGGCGCATGCGATCGTCACCGCTCGCGCAGGTCATGACATCGCCGAGGTGCAGAGCTTTCAGGCGTTCGCGGGCCACGGGGTGTCCGGGTCGGTGGACGGTGCCGCCGTGGTCGTCGGACGGCCCGCCTGGGTGACCCGGGACCGCGTGGTGCCGGCCAACCTCGCGGCGGCCCGCAAAGCCGGCGAGTCGCAGGGCCAGACGGTCGTGTTCGTCGCACACGGCGACACCGTCTGCGGGGCCATCTGCATCGCCGACGCTGTCAAGGAGTCAGCGGCGGGTGCCATCGCACAACTGCACGCCGAGGGCATGAAAACCATGCTGCTGACCGGTGACAACGCGGCGACGGCCGCCGCGATCGGCGCGGCCGTGGGCATCGACGACGTGGTCGCCGAGGTGCTGCCCGAGGACAAGGTCGGCGCGATCGAGAAACTGCGCGAGCAAGGCCGGGTGGTGGCCATGGTCGGTGACGGGATCAACGACGGCCCCGCGTTGGCCTGCGCCGACCTGGGCCTTGCCATCGGCCGGGGGACCGACGTCGCCATTGGCGCGGCCGACATCATCCTCGTTCGCGACAACCTCGATTCGGTCCCGCAGGCGCTGGGTCTGGCCCGCGCGACGATGCGGACCATCCGGGTCAACATGATCTGGGCCTTCGGCTACAACGTCGCGGCGATTCCGATCGCCGCAGCAGGCCTGCTGAACCCGTTGATCGCGGGTGCGGCGATGGCCGTGTCGTCGTTCCTGGTGGTGTCGAACAGCCTACGGCTGCGCAATTACGGCACGGTCCAACCGAATACGTTCCGCGATGCTCAATCGCAGGAGCGGGCGGCGCGCATATCCGGTTGA